ATTGCCGAATATTGCGGTGTTACCCGACCACCCTTCTGGGAAGGTTATGGGGAAAAAATCGATACCCACACGGGCGATGCCAACATCCGACGAATGTTTTACCTCCTTTATGAACATCAGAAATACATCATCATTGCTCTGAGCGAACGCCGCAACGATCCGGAGGGCGCCAGGCGCTATGCACGGGAATCGATGGAAATTATGAAACAGTTTAAGCGCTCGGGAGATATTCTCGTGTGAATCGATGGTTTAACAGGCAGGCAGAAGGTTGCAGAAAAAAATGAGAGTCATTCGGTTGTCATTCGGTTGTATTCGCAGGAATGCTTAAGCGAACCATCAAAGGAAATTAATATCTATAAAACTATACCAAAGCATGACTTTACTTGATCATTAGAAAAAAGTTTGACTTATAATTTCAAATTGCCACCAGCATGAAAAGCAATAACCCGGTCTCATACAAAAACGAAGAAACAACAAAAACTTCCTGGAAAACAGCAAAATTTTCCGGCTTGAAATACAAGTGGATATTCTTACTATCCGGATTGATGTTTCTCTTTTCCTGCGGCCAACAGGAAAAACAACCCCCGGAACCCGTCCGGCTGACGCTGGAACAGGCCAATAAGCTCGCCGAACTGCCCCTTGCCTGCATGCAAAACGAATACCCCAACAAGCCGGGACACGTGCTGGGTGGTGAAGAATACCTTAA
The Bacteroidales bacterium DNA segment above includes these coding regions:
- a CDS encoding DUF2891 family protein, with protein sequence MKSNNPVSYKNEETTKTSWKTAKFSGLKYKWIFLLSGLMFLFSCGQQEKQPPEPVRLTLEQANKLAELPLACMQNEYPNKPGHVLGGEEYLKEPHKQHPAFYGCFDWHSSVHGHWSLVKLLKEYPGLEKADTIRLKLRENITKEH